In Candidatus Binataceae bacterium, a single window of DNA contains:
- a CDS encoding TIGR03619 family F420-dependent LLM class oxidoreductase, which translates to MDIGIYATTHGIGYRDETDFYLRSAPMEEMRPVQAARLAEAAGFHSMWFPDHVCMPTGSSSAHVANASGKRAYEARHDMLDAAVTMGAVAVSTTTLKLGTSVLIAPYRNPLSDARQFATVDLLSRGRLMLGVGAGWMKEEFAVLGLPYAERGAMANECIEIFKRSWTADVVDFRGRFYNFEQVSMDPKPVQKPRPPIIFGGVVPAGARRAIRHCDGFYPIFLDPQAEPNRYAPLQDEIRREADRLGRDVSKFFMMAVVSGRLTSPSEQGKGSKPRPICTGSAADVLADLQRFADAGYSLAVFILDCFGKAEELEAQIQRFGEEVIKPARSIRARGGWASTPVPS; encoded by the coding sequence ATGGACATAGGAATCTATGCGACGACGCACGGTATCGGTTATCGCGACGAGACCGACTTCTATCTCAGGTCGGCGCCGATGGAAGAGATGCGGCCGGTCCAGGCGGCGCGGCTTGCGGAAGCCGCCGGATTCCATTCTATGTGGTTTCCCGATCACGTCTGCATGCCGACCGGATCGAGCAGCGCACACGTGGCCAACGCTTCCGGCAAGCGGGCTTATGAAGCGCGCCACGACATGCTCGATGCGGCGGTGACGATGGGCGCGGTCGCCGTCAGCACCACCACGCTCAAGCTGGGTACGAGCGTCCTGATTGCTCCCTATCGAAATCCGCTGAGCGACGCGCGGCAATTCGCCACCGTCGATCTGCTTTCCAGGGGGCGGCTGATGCTCGGCGTCGGCGCCGGCTGGATGAAGGAGGAATTCGCGGTGCTCGGCCTGCCGTACGCCGAGCGCGGCGCGATGGCCAACGAGTGTATCGAGATCTTCAAACGTTCATGGACCGCGGATGTGGTGGATTTTCGCGGCCGTTTCTACAATTTCGAGCAGGTCTCGATGGATCCGAAGCCGGTTCAGAAACCGCGTCCGCCGATCATCTTCGGCGGCGTGGTCCCGGCCGGCGCGCGCCGCGCGATCCGCCACTGCGACGGCTTTTATCCTATCTTTCTCGATCCGCAGGCGGAGCCGAACCGCTACGCGCCGCTGCAGGACGAAATACGGCGCGAGGCGGACAGGCTCGGGCGCGACGTTTCGAAGTTCTTCATGATGGCGGTGGTCTCGGGGCGGCTGACCTCTCCCTCCGAGCAGGGGAAGGGAAGCAAGCCGCGCCCGATTTGCACAGGATCTGCCGCCGACGTGCTCGCGGACCTTCAACGCTTCGCCGACGCCGGTTACTCGCTGGCGGTATTCATCCTCGATTGCTTCGGAAAGGCCGAGGAACTCGAGGCGCAGATCCAGCGCTTCGGCGAAGAGGTGATCAAGCCCGCCCGCAGCATCCGCGCGCGCGGCGGATGGGCGAGCACGCCCGTTCCGTCCTGA
- a CDS encoding family 1 encapsulin nanocompartment shell protein encodes MNNLHRELAPITDSAWAQIEQEAARTLKRYLAGRRVVDVKEPGGVSLAAVGTGHLRNVEPPGEGIIARQREAKRLVELRVPFVLDRQAIDDVERGANDSDWQPLKDAAKLIAFAEDRAIFEGYAAGEIEGIRKGTSNPVGTLPENVIEYPDAIAQALSQLRLVGVNGPYSVVMGADAYTALSEASDHGYPVIQHIQRLVNEEIIFAPAIAGAFVLSTRGGDFDLHIGQDVSIGYSSHTNSAVSLYLQETFTFLLLTAEASVALTPAAGSAQRAAAPRKPAPRPR; translated from the coding sequence ATGAATAACCTGCATCGCGAACTCGCTCCGATCACCGACAGCGCGTGGGCGCAAATCGAGCAGGAAGCCGCGCGGACGCTCAAGCGCTATCTCGCCGGCCGCCGGGTGGTGGACGTCAAGGAGCCGGGCGGCGTCAGCCTGGCCGCGGTCGGCACGGGGCATCTGCGCAATGTCGAACCGCCGGGAGAAGGAATCATCGCGCGTCAGCGCGAGGCCAAGCGCCTCGTCGAGTTGCGCGTGCCGTTTGTGCTCGATCGCCAGGCGATCGACGACGTGGAGCGCGGCGCGAACGATTCGGATTGGCAGCCGCTCAAGGACGCGGCCAAACTGATCGCTTTTGCCGAGGACCGCGCGATCTTCGAGGGCTACGCGGCGGGCGAAATCGAAGGGATTCGCAAGGGCACCAGCAATCCCGTCGGGACCCTGCCAGAAAACGTGATCGAGTATCCCGACGCGATCGCCCAGGCGCTAAGCCAGCTGCGCCTGGTCGGAGTCAACGGCCCCTACTCGGTGGTCATGGGTGCCGACGCCTATACCGCGCTCAGCGAGGCCAGCGATCACGGCTATCCGGTGATTCAGCACATCCAGCGCTTGGTCAACGAGGAAATCATCTTCGCTCCGGCGATCGCGGGAGCTTTCGTACTTAGTACTCGCGGCGGCGATTTCGATCTGCATATAGGCCAGGACGTTTCGATTGGCTATTCGAGCCATACCAACTCGGCGGTCAGCCTCTACCTGCAGGAGACCTTCACCTTTCTGCTGCTTACCGCGGAAGCCTCGGTGGCGCTGACCCCCGCAGCCGGCTCCGCACAGAGAGCCGCCGCACCGCGGAAGCCAGCCCCGCGCCCGCGCTGA
- a CDS encoding Dyp-type peroxidase: MPDAGSTTAASPPRATPQPVAVPLTRAAIFLVITVKAGAENEARVRAMCGDLAKLIRAVGFRDQEGNLSCVIGFGSDLWDRLFPGPRPAELHPFREIVAGPRHAVATPGDLLFHIRAERHDLCFELAMLIMTSLGDAVSFADEVDGFRYFDTRDVLGFVDGTENPTNQEAIDAALVGAEDPAFAGGSYVIVQKYLHDLAGWNALPTEAQERIIGRTKLADVELDDTVKPTSAHNALNTIVEDGKEMKILRENMTFGRPGQAEFGTYFIGYARTPRITEQMLQNMFVGRPPGNYDRILDFSRAVTGGLFFVPSLTFLETVMPEAPPDAAAVAPVNTADTAPPSNASPLAPKASNGSLGIGSLKGAPQDK, translated from the coding sequence ATGCCTGACGCCGGCTCGACAACCGCTGCAAGCCCGCCGCGCGCAACCCCGCAGCCCGTGGCCGTACCGCTGACTCGCGCGGCCATTTTTCTGGTCATTACGGTTAAGGCAGGCGCCGAGAACGAAGCGCGAGTCCGCGCGATGTGCGGCGACCTGGCGAAACTCATACGCGCAGTGGGATTCCGCGACCAGGAAGGAAATCTCTCGTGCGTCATCGGTTTCGGATCGGACCTCTGGGACCGGCTGTTCCCGGGCCCGCGCCCGGCCGAGCTTCATCCCTTCCGCGAGATAGTCGCCGGCCCGCGCCACGCTGTCGCGACGCCCGGAGATCTGCTCTTTCATATTCGCGCCGAGCGCCACGACCTCTGCTTTGAACTGGCGATGCTGATCATGACAAGCTTGGGCGACGCGGTTTCGTTCGCCGACGAGGTCGACGGCTTTCGCTATTTCGACACCCGCGACGTGCTCGGCTTCGTCGACGGGACGGAGAACCCGACGAACCAGGAGGCGATCGACGCCGCTTTGGTCGGCGCGGAGGACCCCGCATTTGCCGGCGGAAGCTACGTGATCGTGCAGAAGTATCTGCACGATCTGGCCGGATGGAACGCGCTGCCGACCGAGGCCCAGGAGCGAATCATCGGCCGCACCAAGCTCGCCGACGTCGAGCTTGACGACACGGTCAAACCGACTTCCGCGCACAATGCGCTGAACACGATCGTGGAGGACGGCAAGGAGATGAAGATCCTCCGCGAAAACATGACGTTCGGCCGCCCCGGCCAGGCCGAATTCGGCACCTACTTCATCGGTTACGCGCGCACGCCCCGCATCACCGAGCAGATGCTGCAGAACATGTTCGTCGGGCGACCGCCGGGCAATTACGACCGGATACTGGACTTCAGCCGCGCGGTTACCGGCGGCCTGTTCTTCGTTCCGTCGCTCACCTTCCTCGAAACGGTGATGCCCGAGGCGCCGCCTGATGCGGCGGCGGTCGCGCCGGTCAACACCGCAGACACCGCGCCACCGTCGAACGCGTCACCATTGGCCCCGAAGGCGAGCAATGGTTCGCTCGGCATAGGCTCCCTCAAGGGAGCGCCCCAAGACAAATAA